One genomic window of Pseudomonas sp. LFM046 includes the following:
- the ptsN gene encoding PTS IIA-like nitrogen regulatory protein PtsN — MIRLEQILTPGRSLVNVPGGSKKRVLEQIAKLVARDLPDLDNQDIFESLVSREKLGSTGFGNGIAIPHCRLTGCTSPISAVLRLDAPVDFDAIDGAPVDLLFVLLVPEAATDEHLELLRQIASMLDRSDVRERLRHAPDSTSLYQVVVDVQSGR; from the coding sequence ATGATTCGACTTGAGCAAATCCTGACCCCCGGCCGTTCCCTCGTGAACGTGCCGGGCGGCAGCAAGAAACGCGTTCTGGAACAGATCGCCAAGCTGGTTGCCCGTGACCTTCCCGACCTCGACAACCAGGACATTTTCGAAAGCCTGGTTTCCCGGGAGAAGCTCGGCTCCACCGGCTTCGGTAATGGCATCGCCATTCCCCACTGTCGCCTCACAGGCTGCACGTCGCCCATCAGCGCAGTGCTTCGCCTGGATGCTCCAGTCGATTTCGACGCCATCGATGGCGCCCCCGTGGACCTGCTGTTCGTTCTGCTGGTCCCGGAAGCCGCCACCGATGAGCACCTTGAACTGCTCCGTCAGATCGCCAGCATGCTCGACCGCAGCGATGTACGCGAGCGGCTCCGCCATGCTCCCGACAGCACCAGCCTGTACCAGGTGGTCGTGGACGTGCAGAGCGGACGCTAG
- the raiA gene encoding ribosome-associated translation inhibitor RaiA, whose product MQVNISGHQLDVTDALRNYVVEKFDRLERHFDRITNVQVIMQVEKLKQQIEATLHVAGGEVVANAEHEDMYAAIDLLTDKLDRQLIKHKEKQLNRQQGATAR is encoded by the coding sequence ATGCAAGTCAACATCAGTGGACATCAACTGGATGTGACCGACGCCCTGCGCAACTACGTTGTCGAGAAGTTCGACCGTCTGGAGCGCCATTTCGACCGAATCACTAATGTGCAGGTGATCATGCAGGTCGAGAAACTCAAACAGCAAATCGAAGCCACTTTGCACGTCGCCGGCGGCGAAGTCGTTGCCAACGCGGAGCATGAGGACATGTACGCTGCCATCGACCTGCTCACCGACAAGCTCGATCGCCAACTGATCAAGCACAAGGAAAAGCAGCTAAACCGCCAGCAGGGTGCCACTGCCCGCTGA
- a CDS encoding RNA polymerase factor sigma-54 encodes MKPSLVLKMGQQLTMTPQLQQAIRLLQLSTLDLQQEIQEALESNPMLERQEDGDDFDNADPMAEGDQLPNPGSQEVAFQESSVETNAEAMDDGEWHDRIPSELPVDTAWEDVYQTSASSLPSNDDDEWDFTSRTSVGESLQSHLLWQLNLAPMSDTDRLIAVTLIDCINNDGYLEEPLTEIADSFDPELGIELDEVEVVLHRIQQFEPAGVGARDLRECLVLQLRQLPPGTPWLSEAQRLAGDYLDLLGSRDYSQLMRRMKVKEDDLRQIIELIQGLNPRPGSQIEASEPEYVVPDVIVRKHNERWLVELNQEAVPRLRVNPHYAGFVRRADSSADNTFMRNQLQEARWFIKSLQSRNETLMKVATQIVEHQRGFLEYGEEAMKPLVLHDIAEAVGMHESTISRVTTQKYMHTPRGIYELKYFFSSHVSTSEGGECSSTAIRAIIKKLVAAENPKKPLSDSKIAGLLEAQGIQVARRTVAKYRESLGIAPSSERKRLM; translated from the coding sequence ATGAAACCATCGCTAGTCCTAAAGATGGGCCAGCAGCTGACGATGACACCGCAGCTGCAACAGGCCATCCGCCTGCTCCAACTCTCTACCCTGGACCTCCAGCAGGAGATCCAGGAAGCGCTGGAATCCAATCCCATGCTCGAGCGGCAGGAGGACGGCGACGATTTCGACAACGCAGACCCCATGGCAGAAGGCGACCAACTGCCCAATCCCGGCAGCCAGGAAGTGGCCTTCCAGGAGTCCAGCGTCGAGACCAATGCCGAAGCCATGGATGATGGCGAATGGCATGACCGCATTCCCAGCGAACTCCCCGTCGACACCGCGTGGGAAGATGTTTACCAGACCAGCGCCAGCAGCCTGCCGAGCAACGATGACGACGAGTGGGATTTCACCTCGCGTACCTCGGTTGGCGAGAGCCTGCAGAGCCACCTGCTTTGGCAGCTCAACCTGGCCCCGATGTCCGACACCGATCGCCTGATCGCCGTCACCCTGATCGACTGCATCAACAACGACGGCTATCTCGAAGAGCCTTTGACCGAGATCGCCGACTCCTTCGACCCTGAGCTCGGCATCGAGCTGGATGAGGTCGAGGTGGTACTGCATCGCATCCAGCAGTTCGAGCCCGCTGGCGTCGGCGCCCGCGACCTGCGCGAGTGCCTGGTTCTGCAACTGCGCCAGCTGCCCCCGGGCACCCCCTGGCTCAGCGAAGCCCAGCGCCTGGCAGGCGACTATCTGGACCTGCTCGGCAGCCGCGATTACAGCCAGCTGATGCGCCGCATGAAGGTCAAGGAAGATGACCTGCGCCAGATCATCGAACTGATCCAGGGCCTGAATCCACGTCCCGGTTCCCAGATCGAAGCCAGCGAGCCCGAGTACGTGGTGCCGGACGTCATCGTCCGCAAGCACAACGAGCGCTGGCTGGTGGAACTGAACCAGGAAGCCGTACCGCGCCTGCGGGTCAATCCGCACTATGCAGGTTTCGTCCGTCGCGCGGACTCCAGCGCCGACAACACTTTCATGCGCAACCAGCTCCAGGAAGCACGCTGGTTCATCAAGAGCCTGCAGAGCCGCAACGAAACCCTGATGAAGGTCGCCACCCAGATCGTCGAGCACCAGCGCGGCTTTCTTGAGTATGGCGAAGAGGCGATGAAGCCCCTCGTCCTGCACGACATCGCCGAGGCCGTGGGCATGCACGAGTCCACCATCTCGCGTGTGACCACCCAGAAATACATGCACACTCCCCGCGGCATCTACGAGCTGAAGTACTTCTTCTCCAGCCACGTCAGCACCTCGGAAGGCGGCGAATGCTCGTCAACCGCGATCCGCGCCATCATCAAAAAACTGGTCGCGGCGGAAAATCCGAAAAAGCCGTTGAGCGACAGCAAGATCGCTGGTTTACTGGAGGCACAGGGCATTCAAGTGGCCCGTCGCACAGTAGCCAAGTACCGCGAATCCCTTGGGATAGCACCTTCCAGCGAACGAAAGCGACTGATGTGA
- the lptB gene encoding LPS export ABC transporter ATP-binding protein: MATLKAQHLAKSYKSRQVVRDVSLSIDSGQIVGLLGPNGAGKTTCFYMIVGLVKADQGRVLIDSNDVTHQPMHGRARAGIGYLPQEASIFRKLSVADNIMAILETRKDLDRAERRKELESLLQEFHISHIRDSLGMSLSGGERRRVEIARALATAPKFILLDEPFAGVDPISVGDIKQIIHHLKAKGIGVLITDHNVRETLDICETAYIVSDGQLIAEGDAEAILANQLVKEVYLGHEFRL, translated from the coding sequence ATGGCGACTCTCAAAGCCCAGCACCTGGCCAAGAGCTACAAGAGCCGTCAGGTGGTTCGCGACGTCAGCCTGTCCATCGACAGCGGCCAGATCGTCGGCCTTCTCGGCCCCAACGGCGCCGGCAAGACCACCTGCTTCTACATGATCGTCGGCCTGGTCAAAGCCGATCAGGGCCGCGTCCTGATCGACTCCAATGACGTCACCCACCAGCCCATGCATGGCCGCGCTCGAGCCGGCATCGGCTACCTGCCGCAGGAAGCCTCGATCTTCCGCAAGCTCAGCGTCGCGGACAACATCATGGCGATCCTCGAGACCCGCAAGGACCTCGATCGCGCCGAGCGCCGCAAGGAGCTGGAAAGCCTCCTGCAGGAATTCCACATCAGCCACATCCGCGACAGCCTCGGCATGAGCCTGTCGGGCGGCGAGCGCCGTCGGGTGGAAATTGCCCGTGCACTGGCCACCGCCCCCAAATTCATCCTGCTGGACGAGCCCTTCGCCGGTGTGGACCCGATTTCCGTAGGCGATATCAAACAGATCATCCACCACCTCAAGGCCAAGGGGATCGGCGTATTGATCACCGACCACAACGTCCGTGAGACCCTGGATATCTGCGAGACAGCCTACATTGTCAGTGACGGCCAGTTGATCGCCGAAGGCGACGCGGAAGCCATCCTGGCCAACCAGTTGGTGAAGGAAGTCTACCTGGGCCACGAGTTTCGCCTGTAA
- the lptA gene encoding lipopolysaccharide transport periplasmic protein LptA: MRFVNTLPLLFSLGIALGSATAWALPTDRDQPIRVQADSAELDDKQGVAVYRGNVVITQGTLKITGDTVTITQNASGDIEVFTSVGKPAYYEQKPAVDKEIVKAYGLTIQYFAANERIILLDQAKVVQEGNTFEGEKIVYDTQRQIVNAGRATGANVSTPRPRIDMVIQPKKKEQKAQ; encoded by the coding sequence ATGAGGTTCGTTAACACCCTCCCCCTGTTGTTCAGCCTGGGCATCGCACTCGGAAGTGCCACCGCCTGGGCACTGCCCACGGACCGCGATCAGCCGATCCGCGTCCAGGCCGACAGTGCCGAGCTCGACGACAAGCAAGGCGTCGCGGTCTACCGTGGCAACGTGGTGATCACCCAGGGCACCCTGAAGATCACCGGTGACACCGTCACCATCACCCAGAACGCCAGCGGTGACATCGAAGTCTTCACCTCGGTCGGCAAGCCCGCCTACTACGAGCAGAAGCCGGCGGTAGACAAGGAAATCGTCAAGGCCTACGGCCTGACCATCCAGTACTTCGCCGCCAACGAGCGCATCATCCTGCTCGACCAGGCCAAGGTTGTCCAGGAAGGCAATACCTTCGAAGGCGAGAAGATCGTCTACGACACCCAGCGCCAGATCGTAAACGCAGGTCGCGCCACTGGCGCCAATGTCAGCACCCCGCGCCCGCGGATCGACATGGTCATCCAGCCGAAGAAGAAAGAGCAGAAAGCACAGTAA
- the lptC gene encoding LPS export ABC transporter periplasmic protein LptC encodes MPRNLRLALIFTPIAALLIALGYWNIRPESFMDRAPVNGSDNAIDFYVENGKSTQFQPDGKLHYEMTGKRLEHYKATDITLVTTPDLFLHRGTDFPWHVQSDRGEVGPEGKEVELIDNVKVARTDAKGRPTVLTTTRLTVFPDKEYAQTQQAVRIEAANGVTTAQGMKAYLNDSRMILQSNVRGQHEVR; translated from the coding sequence ATGCCCAGAAATCTTCGACTGGCCCTGATCTTCACGCCCATCGCGGCGCTGCTGATCGCCCTTGGCTACTGGAATATCCGCCCGGAAAGTTTCATGGACCGAGCGCCGGTTAACGGCAGCGACAACGCCATCGACTTCTACGTGGAGAACGGCAAGAGCACTCAGTTCCAGCCGGACGGCAAACTCCACTACGAGATGACAGGCAAGCGCCTCGAACACTATAAGGCTACGGACATCACCCTCGTGACCACTCCGGACCTGTTCCTGCACCGTGGCACCGATTTTCCGTGGCACGTACAGAGCGATCGCGGCGAAGTCGGCCCCGAGGGCAAAGAGGTCGAATTGATCGACAACGTCAAGGTCGCCCGGACCGACGCCAAGGGTCGTCCGACCGTTCTGACCACCACCCGCCTGACCGTGTTTCCCGACAAGGAATATGCTCAGACCCAGCAAGCCGTTAGAATCGAGGCGGCCAATGGGGTGACCACGGCACAAGGAATGAAAGCGTACTTGAATGACAGCAGGATGATCCTGCAGTCCAACGTAAGAGGCCAGCATGAGGTTCGTTAA
- a CDS encoding HAD family hydrolase: MSNELLARAKAVRLAVFDVDGVLTDGRLYFLPGGGEFKTFNTLDGHGIKMLMNAGVRTAIISGRQSEVVERRAQNLGIQHLFQGREDKLVVLDGLLAELGLTYDQVAYLGDDLPDLPVIRRVGLGMAVANADAFVRQHAHGVTQARGGEGAAREFCEFILRAQGALEAAQAAYL, encoded by the coding sequence ATGAGCAACGAACTCCTCGCCCGTGCCAAGGCGGTCCGCCTGGCCGTATTCGACGTCGATGGCGTGTTGACCGACGGCCGCCTTTATTTCCTGCCCGGCGGCGGCGAATTCAAGACCTTCAATACCCTCGACGGCCACGGCATCAAGATGCTGATGAACGCCGGCGTGCGCACCGCGATCATCAGTGGCCGCCAGTCAGAGGTGGTCGAGCGCCGCGCGCAGAACCTCGGCATCCAGCACCTGTTCCAGGGCCGTGAAGACAAGTTGGTGGTGCTCGACGGCCTGCTCGCCGAACTCGGCCTGACCTATGACCAGGTCGCCTATCTTGGCGACGACCTGCCCGACCTTCCGGTGATTCGCCGTGTCGGCCTGGGCATGGCCGTGGCCAACGCCGACGCCTTCGTGCGCCAGCACGCCCATGGCGTGACTCAGGCGCGCGGTGGTGAGGGGGCGGCCCGTGAGTTCTGCGAATTCATCCTGCGCGCCCAGGGTGCCCTGGAAGCGGCACAAGCCGCCTATCTCTGA
- a CDS encoding KpsF/GutQ family sugar-phosphate isomerase, with protein MSQSSDLIKSAQRTIQLEREAIDALMPRIDADFVRACELILACKGRVVVVGMGKSGHIGNKIAATLASTGTPSFFVHPAEASHGDMGMITREDVVLALSNSGSTAEIVTLLPLIKRLGITLISLTGNPDSPLAKAAAANLDARVAQEACPLNLAPTSSTTASLVLGDALAIALLEARGFTAEDFAFSHPGGALGRRLLLKVENIMHAGDSLPSVARRTPLREALLEMTRKGLGMTAVLENDGRLAGIFTDGDLRRTLDKGIDVRHASIDDVMTVHGKTVRPEMLAAEALKIMDDHKINVLVVVDEADRPVGALHIHDLTRAGVI; from the coding sequence ATGAGCCAATCCAGCGATCTGATCAAGTCCGCACAACGCACTATCCAACTCGAACGCGAGGCCATCGACGCCCTGATGCCGCGCATCGACGCCGATTTCGTTCGCGCCTGCGAGCTGATTCTGGCCTGCAAGGGACGGGTCGTCGTGGTGGGGATGGGCAAGTCGGGGCATATCGGCAACAAGATCGCCGCCACGCTGGCCAGCACCGGCACCCCGTCCTTCTTTGTCCACCCTGCCGAAGCCAGCCATGGCGACATGGGCATGATCACCCGTGAAGATGTGGTCCTCGCCCTGTCCAACTCCGGCTCGACCGCCGAAATCGTCACCCTGCTGCCGCTGATCAAGCGCCTGGGCATCACCCTGATCAGCCTTACCGGCAATCCGGACTCACCGCTCGCCAAGGCCGCTGCCGCCAATCTCGACGCTCGCGTGGCCCAGGAGGCCTGCCCGCTGAACCTGGCACCCACCTCCTCCACCACGGCGTCGCTGGTACTGGGCGACGCACTGGCCATTGCCCTGCTGGAGGCTCGCGGCTTCACCGCAGAAGATTTTGCCTTCTCCCACCCGGGCGGCGCGCTTGGACGACGCCTGCTGCTCAAAGTGGAAAACATCATGCACGCCGGCGACAGCCTGCCGAGCGTTGCCCGCCGCACGCCGCTGCGCGAAGCGCTGCTGGAAATGACCCGCAAAGGCCTGGGCATGACCGCGGTCCTGGAAAATGACGGCCGCCTCGCCGGTATCTTCACCGACGGCGATCTGCGCAGGACCCTGGACAAGGGTATCGACGTACGCCATGCCAGCATCGACGACGTCATGACCGTCCACGGCAAGACCGTGCGCCCGGAGATGCTCGCCGCTGAAGCGCTGAAAATCATGGATGACCACAAGATCAATGTGCTGGTGGTGGTGGACGAAGCCGATCGCCCCGTCGGCGCCCTGCACATCCACGACCTGACCCGAGCCGGAGTGATCTGA
- a CDS encoding ABC transporter ATP-binding protein — translation MSAENAYAVELKGVTFKRGTRSIFQDVDIRIPRGKVTGIMGPSGCGKTTLLRLIAAQLKPASGVVWVNGQNLPKLSRADLFDMRKQFGVLFQSGALFTDLDVFENVAFPLRVHTKLPEEMIRDIVLMKLQAVGLRGAIELMPDELSGGMKRRVALARAIALDPQILMYDEPFVGQDPIAMGVLVRLIRLLNDALGITSIVVSHDLAETASIADYIYVVGDAQVLGQGTPDELMNSDNPRIRQFMKGIPDGPVPFHFPAPDYRKDLLGGR, via the coding sequence ATGAGCGCCGAAAACGCCTACGCCGTGGAGTTGAAGGGGGTCACCTTCAAGCGCGGCACGCGAAGCATTTTCCAGGATGTCGATATCCGCATCCCGCGCGGCAAGGTGACGGGCATCATGGGGCCATCCGGTTGCGGCAAGACGACATTGCTGCGTCTGATAGCTGCCCAGCTCAAGCCGGCCAGCGGCGTAGTCTGGGTCAATGGCCAGAATCTGCCGAAGCTCTCCCGCGCTGACTTGTTCGACATGCGCAAGCAGTTCGGTGTGCTGTTCCAGAGCGGTGCGCTGTTCACTGACCTGGATGTCTTCGAGAACGTTGCCTTTCCCCTGCGGGTGCATACCAAGCTTCCCGAAGAAATGATTCGTGACATCGTTCTGATGAAACTCCAGGCAGTCGGCCTGCGCGGTGCCATCGAACTGATGCCAGACGAGCTTTCCGGCGGTATGAAACGCCGTGTGGCGCTGGCTCGCGCCATCGCTCTCGATCCGCAGATCCTGATGTATGACGAACCGTTCGTCGGCCAGGACCCCATCGCCATGGGCGTGCTGGTACGGCTGATCCGCCTGCTCAACGATGCACTGGGCATCACCAGCATCGTGGTCTCCCACGACCTGGCCGAAACCGCGAGCATCGCCGACTACATCTATGTGGTGGGTGACGCGCAAGTGCTGGGGCAGGGGACTCCCGACGAATTGATGAACTCCGATAACCCGCGTATCCGCCAGTTCATGAAAGGTATCCCGGATGGCCCGGTACCCTTCCATTTCCCGGCACCGGATTACCGTAAAGACCTGCTGGGGGGGCGCTGA
- the mlaE gene encoding lipid asymmetry maintenance ABC transporter permease subunit MlaE — translation MRKKSLLERIRLLGRSGLDVLESLGRSTLFLLHALFGRTGVGQGFHLLVKQLYAVGVLSLAIIVVSGIFIGMVLALQGYNILVDYGSEQAVGQMVALTLLRELGPVVTGLLFAGRAGSALTAEIGNMKSTEQLSSLEMIGVDPLKYIIAPRLWAGFISMPLLAIIFSVVGIWGGAMVAVDWLGVYEGSFWSNMQNSVQFTEDVLNGVIKSVVFAFVVTWIAVFQGYDCEPTSEGISRATTKTVVYASLAVLGLDFILTALMFGDF, via the coding sequence ATGCGCAAGAAGTCCTTGCTCGAGCGCATTCGGCTGCTCGGGCGTTCCGGTCTGGATGTGTTGGAATCCCTCGGGCGTTCCACCCTGTTCCTGCTCCATGCCCTCTTCGGGCGCACCGGTGTGGGGCAGGGGTTCCACTTGCTGGTCAAGCAGCTCTACGCCGTCGGCGTGCTGTCGCTGGCGATCATCGTGGTTTCGGGCATCTTCATCGGCATGGTGCTGGCCCTGCAGGGCTATAACATCCTGGTGGATTACGGCTCCGAACAGGCGGTGGGCCAGATGGTCGCCCTGACCCTGTTGCGTGAGCTGGGGCCGGTGGTGACCGGCCTGCTCTTTGCCGGCCGTGCGGGCTCCGCCCTGACTGCCGAAATCGGCAACATGAAGTCCACCGAGCAGTTGTCCAGCCTGGAAATGATCGGCGTCGATCCGCTCAAGTACATCATTGCGCCGCGCCTGTGGGCGGGTTTCATCTCGATGCCGCTGCTGGCCATTATCTTCAGCGTGGTGGGCATCTGGGGTGGTGCCATGGTGGCGGTGGACTGGCTCGGGGTCTACGAGGGCTCCTTCTGGTCCAACATGCAGAACAGTGTTCAATTCACCGAGGATGTGCTGAACGGCGTGATCAAGAGCGTCGTATTCGCCTTCGTGGTGACCTGGATCGCCGTGTTCCAGGGCTATGACTGCGAGCCGACCTCGGAAGGGATCAGCCGCGCAACCACTAAAACCGTGGTCTATGCCTCTCTGGCCGTGCTGGGGCTGGACTTCATCCTGACCGCCTTGATGTTTGGAGATTTCTGA
- the mlaD gene encoding outer membrane lipid asymmetry maintenance protein MlaD, translated as MQIRTLEIGVGLFLLAGLLALLLLALRVSGLSYGASDDTYKLYAHFDNIAGLTVRAKVTMAGVTIGKVTAIDLDRDSYTGRVTMEVEKRVDNLPVDSTASILTAGLLGEKYIGISVGGDEELLKDGGTIRDTQSALVLEDLIGKFLLNSVNKESK; from the coding sequence ATGCAAATCCGCACCTTGGAAATTGGTGTCGGCCTGTTCCTCCTGGCCGGTCTGTTGGCCTTGCTGCTTCTGGCTCTGCGGGTCAGCGGGTTGTCCTACGGCGCCAGTGACGATACGTATAAGCTCTATGCTCATTTTGACAATATTGCCGGTCTGACTGTCAGAGCGAAGGTAACCATGGCTGGCGTCACCATCGGCAAGGTCACCGCCATCGACCTGGATCGCGACAGCTACACCGGCCGTGTGACGATGGAAGTCGAGAAGCGTGTGGATAACCTGCCTGTGGATTCCACCGCCTCCATCCTCACTGCGGGTCTGCTGGGTGAGAAGTACATTGGCATCAGCGTTGGCGGCGACGAAGAACTGCTCAAGGACGGCGGCACTATTCGTGATACCCAGTCGGCCCTGGTGCTGGAAGACCTGATCGGCAAGTTCCTGCTGAACTCGGTCAACAAAGAGAGCAAATGA
- a CDS encoding ABC transporter substrate-binding protein: protein MIKALRNGLLVLLAALPMLANAAPSAHEVVQQTTNQLLADLKANKQQYRSDPNAFYDALNRILGPVVDSDGISRSIMTVKYSRNATPEQMARFQESFKRSLIQFYGNALLEYDNQDIRVLPAKKEDPERTSVGMEVKGSNGAIYPVSYTMVNVNGQWMLRNVIINGINIGKLFRDQFADTMQKNGNDLDKTINGWSEVVAKAKDSEEAKKAGGQ from the coding sequence ATGATCAAAGCCCTGCGAAATGGCCTGCTGGTGCTGCTGGCAGCCCTGCCAATGCTGGCCAATGCTGCACCCAGCGCACACGAAGTGGTCCAGCAGACCACCAACCAGCTGCTGGCAGACCTCAAGGCGAACAAGCAGCAGTATCGCAGCGATCCCAATGCCTTCTACGACGCCCTGAACCGTATCCTCGGGCCGGTGGTGGACTCTGATGGTATTTCCCGCAGCATCATGACGGTGAAGTACTCCCGGAACGCGACTCCGGAGCAGATGGCCCGCTTCCAGGAGAGCTTCAAGCGCAGCCTGATCCAGTTCTACGGCAACGCGCTGTTGGAGTATGACAACCAGGACATCCGCGTGCTGCCAGCCAAGAAGGAAGACCCCGAACGCACCAGCGTTGGCATGGAGGTCAAGGGCAGCAACGGCGCCATCTATCCGGTTTCCTACACCATGGTGAACGTCAACGGGCAGTGGATGCTGCGTAATGTGATCATCAACGGCATCAACATCGGCAAGCTCTTCCGCGATCAGTTCGCCGACACCATGCAGAAAAACGGCAACGATCTGGACAAGACCATCAACGGTTGGTCCGAAGTGGTTGCCAAGGCCAAGGACTCCGAAGAAGCCAAGAAGGCGGGCGGCCAATGA
- a CDS encoding STAS domain-containing protein, which yields MSEARIEQAAPGELRLVGVLDYSTGPQLREQGSKLIRASNGASLLVDCSAVEKTSSVGLALLLAFMRDAEAAGKAVKLRGLPNDMRQIAEVSGMTELLPLEA from the coding sequence ATGAGCGAGGCCCGTATCGAGCAGGCCGCTCCTGGCGAGTTGCGCCTGGTCGGCGTGCTCGACTACAGCACCGGGCCGCAATTGCGTGAGCAGGGCAGTAAGCTGATCCGCGCAAGCAATGGTGCGAGCCTGCTGGTGGACTGCTCGGCGGTGGAGAAGACCAGTAGCGTGGGGCTCGCCCTGCTGCTGGCCTTCATGCGCGATGCTGAGGCTGCCGGCAAGGCAGTGAAGCTGCGCGGACTGCCCAACGATATGCGGCAGATCGCCGAAGTGTCTGGAATGACCGAGCTCCTGCCCCTGGAGGCTTGA
- a CDS encoding BolA family protein, which translates to MQAVEVKNFLETKLPGTQVEVEGEGCNFQLNLISDELAGLSPVKRQQQVYAHLNPWIADGTIHAVTMKFFSRAAWAERS; encoded by the coding sequence ATGCAGGCCGTAGAAGTGAAAAACTTCCTGGAGACGAAACTGCCAGGTACCCAGGTGGAAGTGGAAGGTGAAGGCTGTAACTTCCAGTTGAACCTGATCAGTGACGAGCTGGCCGGCCTGAGCCCGGTGAAGCGCCAGCAGCAGGTATACGCCCACCTGAACCCCTGGATCGCCGATGGCACCATCCACGCCGTAACGATGAAATTCTTCAGCCGGGCCGCCTGGGCCGAGCGTTCCTGA
- the murA gene encoding UDP-N-acetylglucosamine 1-carboxyvinyltransferase: protein MDKLIITGGQRLDGEIRISGAKNSALPILAATLLADTPVTVANLPHLHDITTMIELFGRMGVQPVIDEKLAVEVDASSIKTLVAPYELVKTMRASILVLGPMVARFGEAEVALPGGCAIGSRPVDLHIRGLEAMGAKIDVEGGYIKARAPAGGLRGANFFFDTVSVTGTENIMMAAALANGRTVLQNAAREPEVVDLANCLIAMGAQIQGAGTDTITIDGVKRLGGARYSVMPDRIETGTYLVAAAATGGRVKLKDTDPTILEAVLQKLEEAGAHINAGSNWIELDMKGNRPKAVNLRTAPYPAFPTDMQAQFISMNAVAEGTGAVIETVFENRFMHVYEMNRMGAQILVEGNTAIVTGVPKLKGAPVMATDLRASASLVIAGLVAEGDTLIDRIYHIDRGYECIEEKLQLLGAKIRRVPG from the coding sequence ATGGACAAACTGATTATCACCGGCGGTCAGCGCCTCGATGGCGAGATCCGCATTTCCGGCGCCAAGAACTCCGCGCTGCCGATCCTCGCTGCTACCCTCCTGGCCGATACCCCGGTCACCGTGGCCAACCTGCCGCACCTGCACGACATCACCACCATGATCGAGCTCTTCGGTCGCATGGGCGTTCAGCCGGTGATCGACGAGAAGCTGGCCGTCGAAGTCGACGCCAGCAGCATCAAGACCCTGGTGGCTCCCTACGAGCTGGTCAAGACCATGCGCGCCTCGATCCTGGTGCTCGGTCCGATGGTGGCTCGCTTTGGTGAAGCCGAAGTGGCCCTTCCCGGCGGCTGCGCCATCGGGTCCCGTCCGGTCGACCTGCACATCCGTGGTCTCGAGGCCATGGGCGCCAAGATCGATGTGGAAGGCGGCTACATCAAGGCCCGTGCCCCGGCCGGTGGCCTGCGTGGCGCCAACTTCTTCTTCGATACCGTCAGCGTGACCGGTACCGAGAACATCATGATGGCCGCAGCCCTGGCCAACGGCCGTACCGTGTTGCAGAACGCTGCTCGCGAGCCGGAAGTGGTGGACCTGGCCAACTGCCTGATCGCCATGGGCGCACAGATCCAGGGTGCTGGCACCGACACCATCACCATCGACGGCGTGAAACGCCTGGGTGGCGCGCGTTACAGTGTGATGCCCGACCGTATCGAGACCGGTACCTACCTGGTCGCCGCTGCCGCCACCGGTGGTCGCGTGAAGCTCAAGGACACCGATCCGACCATCCTCGAAGCCGTGCTGCAGAAGCTGGAAGAGGCGGGTGCCCACATCAACGCGGGCAGCAACTGGATCGAACTGGACATGAAAGGTAACCGCCCGAAGGCGGTCAACCTGCGCACCGCGCCGTACCCGGCGTTCCCCACCGACATGCAGGCCCAGTTCATCTCCATGAACGCCGTAGCCGAAGGCACCGGTGCGGTGATTGAGACCGTGTTCGAAAACCGCTTCATGCACGTCTATGAAATGAACCGCATGGGCGCCCAGATCCTGGTGGAGGGCAACACCGCCATCGTCACCGGCGTACCGAAGCTCAAGGGCGCTCCGGTAATGGCCACCGACCTGCGGGCTTCCGCCAGCCTGGTGATCGCCGGCCTGGTGGCCGAGGGCGACACCCTGATCGACCGCATCTACCACATCGACCGTGGTTACGAGTGCATCGAAGAAAAACTGCAGTTGCTCGGCGCCAAGATCCGTCGCGTGCCGGGTTAG